One Rattus norvegicus strain BN/NHsdMcwi chromosome 20, GRCr8, whole genome shotgun sequence DNA segment encodes these proteins:
- the Mfsd4b1 gene encoding major facilitator superfamily domain containing 4B isoform X1 encodes MIGGVLFDCINHFLLLGMSLSATTVGLYLMPFCKIAALLIVLMSVFGVSMGILDTGGNVLILDLWGDKGAPHMQALHFSFALGAFLAPLLAKLAWGTTASAQNHTESDFISLMLNRTSEAATDSVFAVPDDMNLLWTYASIGTYVLVVSVFLFALFCKKRSRQKKSSASAQGTRRAKYHRALLCLLFLFFFFYVGAEVTYGSYVFSFATTHVGMEESEAAGLNSIFWGTFAACRGLAIFFATCLQPGTMIVVSNIGSLASSFFLVLFDKSPLCLWIASSVYGASMAATFPSGISWIEQYTTLTGKSASFFVIGAALGEMAIPAVIGILQGHYPDLPVVLYTGLGSAIFTAVLFPVMYKLATLPLERQRKGRRKSEDQKALLSSSELHDCEEEIEEEEDAEKWNEMDFEVVEMNDPVQGSVRGTSGDVMGPTAEGSDQFLPDALSFEPLSASSSNSLANH; translated from the exons ATGATTGGAGGAGTCCTTTTTGACTGTATAAACCATTTTTTACTTTTGG GGATGTCCCTTTCTGCTACCACAGTTGGTCTTTATCTCATGCCATTCTGCAAGATAGCGGCCTTACTGATCGTCCTGATGTCTGTCTTCGGGGTCTCAATGGGCATTCTGGATACAG GTGGGAACGTCCTCATCTTGGACCTTTGGGGGGACAAAGGAGCCCCACATATGCAGGCCTTGCACTTCAGTTTCGCCTTGGGTGCCTTCCTGGCTCCCCTGCTGGCTAAATTGGCCTGGGGTACCACAGCATCTGCTCAGAACCACACTGAGTCCGACTTTATCTCTCTAATGCTGAACCGAACCTCCGAAGCCGCCACAGACTCTGTGTTCGCGGTACCCGACGACATGAATCTGCTGTGGACATACGCGTCCATCGGAACCTATGTTCTAGTAgtttctgtcttcctgtttgcTCTGTTTTGTAAGAAACGCTCAAGGCAGAAAAAGTCCTCAGCGTCTGCCCAGGGAACTCGAAGAGCTAAATACCACAGGGCCCTGCTatgcctcctctttctcttcttcttcttctacgtGGGAGCGGAGGTGACCTACGGCTCTTACGTATTCTCCTTCGCCACCACCCACGTTGGCATGGAAGAGAGCGAGGCAGCTGGCTTGAACTCCATCTTCTGGGGGACCTTCGCAGCCTGCAGGGGCCTGGCCATCTTCTTTGCGACATGCTTACAGCCTGGGACCATGATTGTGGTGAGCAACATCGGCAGCCTGGCCTCATCTTTCTTTCTGGTGCTTTTTGACAAGAGTCCTCTTTGCCTCTGGATCGCGTCTTCTGTGTATGGAGCCTCAATGGCTGCCACGTTTCCCAGCGGCATCTCCTGGATTGAGCAGTACACCACCTTAACTGGGAAATCCGCATCCTTCTTTGTCATCGGTGCTGCCCTGGGAGAAATGGCGATTCCTGCAGTGATCGGAATTCTTCAGGGACACTACCCAGACCTGCCAGTAGTTCTGTACACGGGTCTGGGCTCAGCCATATTCACGGCTGTTTTATTTCCTGTGATGTATAAATTGGCCACCTTACCCCTGGAACGACAGcgcaaaggaagaaggaagagtgaggACCAGAAGGCTTTGCTCTCCAGCTCTGAGCTACATGACTGTGAGGAAGAaatcgaggaggaggaggatgcagAAAAGTGGAACGAAATGGATTTTGAAGTGGTTGAGATGAATGATCCGGTACAGGGGTCCGTAAGGGGGACGTCTGGGGATGTGATGGGGCCCACAGCTGAGGGCTCTGATCAGTTCCTTCCAGATGCACTGAGTTTTGAACCCCTTTCAGCCAGCAGCAGCAATTCTCTTGCgaatcattag